Proteins co-encoded in one Candidatus Latescibacter sp. genomic window:
- the hydG gene encoding [FeFe] hydrogenase H-cluster radical SAM maturase HydG → MPHDIKTEQIPIIREDEIHSLIQKTEKPPQARVKSILAKALELKGLDLEESSCLLNIRDENLLEELFQTALQVKEQIYGNRLVLFAPLYVSNYCSNNCLYCGFRKDNREMKRKILTIEEIKEEVKIILGQGHKRILMLMGEHPGRCAFDYFLEAVRAVYSVQSGQSSIRRINVEIAPLTLDEFKELKQVKIGTYTVFQETYHYETYKKMHPTGIKADYWWRLTAMDRAQQSGIDDVGIGALFGLYDYRFEVLAMFQHAAYLDKTYGTGPHTISIPRLEPAQNAPVALNPPYPVSDMDFKKLVAVIRVSVPYTGMILSTRESAELRQELLNLGVSQISAGSRTNPGGYREGMTNPEDEEQFTVNDTRSTGEVIKDVIRQGFVPSFCTGCYRMGRTGMDFMDLAKPGLIKSFCLPNALLTLKEYLIDYGDDETRSLGDALIERELPDIPTQTTLTETKARLQRIENGERDIYF, encoded by the coding sequence ATGCCGCACGATATAAAAACCGAACAGATTCCCATCATTCGTGAGGATGAAATTCATTCTCTTATCCAAAAAACGGAAAAACCTCCTCAAGCCCGGGTAAAAAGCATCCTCGCGAAGGCGCTCGAACTGAAAGGTCTCGATCTGGAGGAATCCTCATGTCTTCTCAATATAAGGGATGAAAATCTTCTGGAGGAGCTGTTTCAAACGGCTCTTCAGGTCAAGGAGCAGATTTATGGAAACCGGCTGGTTCTGTTCGCACCGCTGTATGTTTCCAACTATTGCTCCAACAATTGTCTTTACTGCGGTTTCCGTAAAGATAACCGTGAAATGAAGCGAAAAATTCTGACCATCGAGGAGATAAAAGAAGAGGTGAAGATTATTCTCGGCCAGGGTCACAAGAGAATTCTGATGTTAATGGGTGAGCACCCCGGCCGGTGCGCCTTCGATTATTTCCTTGAGGCTGTTCGGGCGGTATACAGTGTACAGAGCGGCCAAAGCTCTATTCGCAGGATCAATGTGGAAATTGCGCCGTTGACTCTTGATGAATTCAAAGAGTTAAAGCAGGTCAAGATAGGCACATACACGGTTTTCCAGGAAACATATCATTATGAAACCTACAAAAAAATGCATCCGACCGGCATAAAAGCCGATTACTGGTGGCGCCTGACAGCGATGGACCGCGCCCAGCAGTCCGGGATCGATGATGTAGGCATCGGGGCGCTTTTCGGGCTATACGATTACCGCTTCGAGGTGCTTGCCATGTTCCAGCACGCCGCTTACCTGGACAAAACCTATGGCACAGGGCCGCACACGATATCCATTCCCCGCCTTGAACCGGCGCAAAATGCCCCCGTTGCTCTTAATCCGCCCTATCCCGTTTCCGATATGGATTTTAAAAAACTTGTGGCGGTGATCAGAGTATCCGTGCCTTATACCGGCATGATCCTTTCCACCCGTGAATCGGCGGAGTTGCGGCAGGAGCTGCTGAATCTCGGAGTATCCCAGATCAGCGCCGGTTCTCGGACGAATCCCGGCGGATACCGTGAAGGGATGACCAACCCGGAAGATGAGGAGCAATTCACGGTCAACGATACCAGGAGCACCGGAGAGGTTATCAAGGATGTAATTCGCCAGGGATTTGTTCCGTCGTTCTGCACCGGATGTTATCGCATGGGGAGAACCGGAATGGATTTCATGGATCTGGCCAAACCGGGACTTATAAAGAGTTTTTGCCTTCCGAACGCTCTTTTGACTTTAAAAGAATACCTTATCGACTACGGGGACGATGAAACCCGCTCGCTCGGTGATGCGCTCATAGAAAGAGAGCTTCCGGATATCCCGACACAGACCACTCTGACTGAAACGAAAGCACGTCTCCAAAGGATAGAAAACGGTGAAAGAGATATCTACTTTTAA